One region of Cheilinus undulatus linkage group 4, ASM1832078v1, whole genome shotgun sequence genomic DNA includes:
- the myh11a gene encoding myosin-11a isoform X3 — MSKKGPSEDEKFLFVDKDLLNSPMAQADWAAKKLVWIPSEKHGFEAASIKEEHGDEVLVELADNAKKVTVNKDDIQKMNPPKFSKVEDMAELTCLNEASVLHNLRERYFSGLIYTYSGLFCVVVNPYKMLPIYSEKIIEMYKGKKRHEVPPHIYSIADNAYRNMMQDREDQSILCTGESGAGKTENTKKVIQYLAVVASSHKGKKDSSAQQSGSQFAYGELEKQLLQANPILEAFGNAKTIKNDNSSRFGKFIRINFDVTGYIVGANIETYLLEKSRCIRQAKTERAFHIFYYMIAGAKDKLREDLLLEPFSSYRFLSAGHVQIPGQQDDEMYDETMEAMKIMGFTEEERIDILKVCSTVMQLGNIEFKKERNQEQATMPDNTAAQKVCHLQGINVTDFTRAILTPRIKVGREVVQKAQTKEQADFAVEALAKAVFERLFRWILARVNKALDKTKRQGASFLGILDIAGFEIFEDNSFEQLCINYTNEKLQQLFNHTMFILEQEEYQREGIEWNFIDFGLDLQPCIELIERPNNPPGILALLDEECWFPKATDVSFVEKLLNTQGNHIKFAKPKQLKDKTEFSILHYAGKVDYNATAWLTKNMDPLNDNVTALLNNSSSPFVQDLWKDSDRVVGLDTIAKMSDSSMPSASKTKKGMFRTVGQLYKESLAKLMTTLHNTQPNFVRCIIPNHEKRAGKLDAHLVLEQLRCNGVLEGIRICRQGFPNRIVFQEFRQRYEILAANAIPKGFMDGKQACCLMIKHLDLDPNLYRIGQSKIFFRTGVLAQLEEERDLKITVIIIAFQAQARGYLARKAFAKRQQQLTAMKVIQRNCAAYLKLRNWQWWRLFTKVKPLLQVTRQEEEMSMKEEELQKAKEIAGKFETELKEITLKHTSVVEERNALQEQLQAETELYAEAEEMRVRLAAKKQELEEILHEMEARLDEEEERAQTLLLDKKKMQQQMQELEEHLEEEEDARQKLQLEKVTCEGKIKKLEDDILVMEDQNSKLHKERKLLEERIADFSTNLAEEEEKSKNLTKLKNKHESMISELEVRLKKEEKSRQELDKAKRKLEAESNDLQEQIADLQAQIADLKAQLAKKEEELQNALARLEDETGQKNNALKKIRELEGHISDLQEDLDSERAARNKAEKIKRDLGEELEALKSELEDTLDTTATQQELRAKREQEVTLLKRAMEEENRTHEAQIQEMRQKHTQATEELTEQLEQAKRVKSNLEKAKQALEKETSELTMEVRSLVQAKQDGEHKRKKLEGQVADLQSRFNDSEKQKAELGERCSKVTVELESVTNLLNEAEGKNIKLSKDLSSLSSQLQDTQELLAEETRQKLQFSTKLRQAEDDKNSLQEQLEEEMEAKRNVERHVSSLNIQLSDSKKKLEEMAGNIELLEEGKKRLQRDLEAANTQFEEKASAYDKLEKTKNRLQQELEDTLMDLDNQRQIVSNLEKKQKKFDQMLAEEKSISSKFADERDRAEAEAREKETKALSLARALEEAQDSREELERANKALRMEMEDLISSKDDVGKNVHELEKSKRGLEAQVEEMKTQLEELEDELQAAEDAKLRLEVNMQALKAQFERDLQGRDEMGEEKKRQLVKQVRELETELEDERKQRALAAAAKKKLETDIKDLEGQIETATKGREEAIKQLRKLQGQMKDFQRELEDAHAAREEVLATAKESEKKAKSLEAELMQLQEDLAAAERARKQAEAERDELSDELASNSSGKSALTEEKRRLEAKISQLEEELEEEQGNMEILNDRLRKSTQQVDQLTNELQAERSTSQKNESARQQMERQNKELKAKLQEMENQVKSKFKSSISALETKVAQLEEQLEQENRDKQTAAKSLRQKDKRIKDLMMQVEDERKQGEQYKDQSEKANTRMKQLKRQLEESEEESQRATAARRKLQRELDEATEVNDAMSREVNSLKSKLRGNPEPKE; from the exons GGGAGAGTCTGGTGCAGGGAAGACAGAGAACACCAAAAAGGTCATCCAGTATCTGGCGGTCGTGGCCTCCTCACACAAAGGCAAGAAGGACAGCAGCGCT CAACAATCAGGATCACAGTTTGCTTAC GGGGAGCTGGAGAAGCAGCTCTTGCAGGCCAATCCCATCCTGGAGGCCTTTGGAAATGCCAAGACCATCAAAAATGACAACTCCTCCCGATTT GGCAAATTCATCCGCATCAATTTTGATGTGACCGGCTACATTGTTGGAGCCAATATTGAGACCT ACCTGCTGGAAAAGTCTCGCTGTATCAGACAAGCAAAGACAGAAAGAGCTTTTCACATTTTCTACTACATGATTGCTGGTGCCAAGGACAAACTGCGTG AGGATCTTCTTTTGGAGCCCTTCAGTAGTTACCGCTTCCTGAGTGCAGGCCATGTCCAGATTCCAGGCCAGCAAGATGATGAAATGTATGATGAGACCATGGAGGCCATGAAAATCATGGGCTTCACTGAGGAGGAAAGAATTG ACATCCTGAAAGTGTGCTCCACAGTCATGCAGCTGGGAAACATTgagtttaaaaaagagagaaaccaGGAGCAGGCCACTATGCCAGACAACACTG CTGCCCAAAAGGTCTGCCACCTACAGGGCATCAATGTGACAGACTTTACTAGGGCAATCCTCACCCCTCGTATCAAAGTGGGCAGAGAGGTGGTACAGAAGGCTCAGACCAAAGAGCAG GCTGACTTTGCTGTTGaagctttggctaaagctgTCTTTGAGAGACTGTTCCGCTGGATCCTGGCCCGTGTCAACAAGGCCCTGGATAAAACCAAACGGCAGGGAGCTTCCTTCCTAGGAATCCTTGACATTGCAGGCTTTGAGATCTTTGAG GACAACTCCTTTGAGCAGCTGTGCATCAACTACACCAATGAGAAGCTGCAGCAGCTCTTCAATCACACCATGTTCATTCTGGAGCAAGAAGAGTACCAGAGGGAGGGCATTGAGTGGAACTTTATTGACTTTGGCCTTGACCTGCAGCCCTGCATTGAGCTCATTGAGAGACCT AACAACCCCCCTGGCATCCTGGCCCTGTTGGATGAAGAGTGCTGGTTTCCCAAAGCTACAGACGTCTCCTTTGTGGAGAAGCTTCTGAACACACAGGGgaatcatatcaaatttgccaAGCCAAAGCAGCTCAAAGACAAGACAGAGTTTTCTATTTTACATTATGCGGGGAAG GTGGACTATAACGCCACAGCCTGGTTGACAAAGAATATGGACCCTCTGAATGACAACGTTACAGCACTGCTCAACAACTCCTCCAGCCCGTTTGTGCAGGATCTCTGGAAAGATT CTGACAGAGTGGTGGGTCTTGACACTATTGCCAAGATGTCGGACAGCTCCATGCCAAGCGCCTCAAAGACTAAGAAGGGGATGTTCCGCACAGTGGGACAGCTCTACAAGGAGTCTCTGGCCAAACTTATGACTACACTGCACAACACCCAGCCCAACTTTGTCAGATGCATCATCCCCAACCATGAGAAGAGG GCAGGGAAGCTGGATGCTCACCTCGTCCTGGAACAGCTGAGGTGTAATGGTGTGTTGGAGGGGATCAGAATCTGCAGACAAGGATTTCCAAACAGAATAGTTTTCCAGGAGTTCCGTCAGCG CTATGAGATCCTGGCTGCTAATGCTATCCCTAAAGGTTTCATGGATGGCAAGCAGGCTTGTTGCCTCATG ATCAAGCATCTAGACCTGGACCCCAACCTGTACAGGATTGGACAGAGTAAGATTTTCTTCCGCACAGGAGTGCTGGCCCAGCTGGAAGAGGAGAGAGATCTGAAAATCACTGTGATCATCATTGCTTTCCAGGCCCAGGCTCGAGGCTACTTGGCAAGAAA GGCATTTGCTAAGAGGCAACAGCAACTAACAGCCATGAAAGTGATTCAGAGAAACTGTGCTGCCTACCTCAAACTAAGGAACTGGCAGTGGTGGAGGCTTTTCACAAAG GTCAAGCCTTTGCTGCAAGTAACCcgacaggaggaggagatgagtaTGAAAGAGGAAGAACTGCAGAAGGCCAAAGAAATTGCTGGGAAATTTGAAACAGAGCTGAAGGAGAtcacactaaaacacacatcG GTGGTGGAGGAGAGGAATGCCTTGCAGGAACAGCTTCAAGCTGAGACAGAGCTGTATGCTGAGGCTGAGGAAATGAGAGTTCGCCTGGCAGCCAAGAAGCAGGAGCTGGAGGAGATCCTCCATGAGATGGAGGCTAGGctagatgaagaggaggaacgTGCCCAGACGCTGTTACTGGATAAGAAGAAAATGCAACAGCAGATGCAG GAATTGGAAGAACAtttagaggaggaggaggatgctcGTCAAAAGCTGCAGTTGGAGAAGGTCACCTGTGAGGGAAAGATTAAAAAACTTGAAGATGACATCTTGGTGATGGAGGACCAAAACAGCAAGCTGCACAAg gAGAGGAAGCTATTAGAGGAGAGGATTGCAGACTTCAGCACTAACctagcagaggaagaggagaagtcAAAGAATCTCACTAAGCTGAAAAACAAGCATGAGTCTATGATCTCAGAACTAGAAG TCCGCTTGAAAAAGGAAGAGAAGAGTCGACAAGAGCTGGATAAGGCTAAGCGTAAGTTGGAAGCAGAGTCAAATGACTTGCAAGAGCAGATAGCAGACCTGCAGGCCCAGATCGCTGACCTTAAAGCCCAGCTagcaaaaaaagaggaggagtTACAGAATGCATTGGCCAG GTTAGAAGATGAGACCGGTCAGAAGAACAATGCTCTGAAAAAAATTAGAGAGCTGGAAGGGCACATCTCTGACCTGCAGGAAGACCTAGACTCAGAGCGGGCGGCTAGGAACAAGGCAGAGAAAATCAAACGGGACCTTGGAGAGGAGCTGGAGGCCCTTAAGTCTGAGCTCGAGGATACCTTAGATACCACTGCAACACAGCAAGAACTgag GGCTAAACGTGAGCAGGAGGTGACACTGCTGAAGAGAGCCATGGAAGAGGAGAACCGGACTCATGAAGCACAGATACAAGAGATGAGACAGAAACATACCCAGGCTACAGAAGagctcacagagcagctggAGCAGGCCAAAAGA GTGAAGTCAAACCTGGAGAAAGCAAAACAAGCTTTGGAGAAAGAGACATCAGAGTTAACCATGGAAGTACGCTCACTTGTTCAGGCCAAACAAGACGGGGAGCACAAAAGGAAGAAATTGGAAGGTCAGGTGGCAGATCTGCAGTCACGCTTCAACGACAGTGAGAAACAGAAGGCCGAGTTGGGAGAGCGCTGCTCTAAAGTCACT GTTGAATTGGAGAGTGTGACAAATCTTTTGAATGAAGCAGAAGGAAAGAACATCAAACTGAGCAAAGATTTGTCCAGCCTTTCCTCCCAACTCCAAGACACACAG GAACTGCTGGCTGAGGAGACACGTCAGAAACTGCAGTTCTCTACAAAGCTGCGGCAAGCTGAAGATGACAAAAATAGCTTACAGGAGCAGCTTGAAGAGGAGATGGAGGCCAAGAGGAATGTGGAGAGACATGTGTCAAGCCTCAATATTCAG TTGTCAGACTCGAAGAAGAAGCTAGAGGAAATGGCTGGAAACATTGAGCTGCTGGAGGAAGGCAAAAAACGTCTGCAGAGAGATCTGGAGGCAGCAAACACCCAATTTGAAGAGAAGGCTTCTGCATATGACAAGTTGGAGAAGACCAAAAACCGTCTGCAGCAGGAGCTCGAGGACACACTGATGGACCTGGACAACCAGAGACAGATTGTTTCAAACCTggagaaaaagcagaagaagTTTGACCAG ATGCTGGCAGAGGAGAAGAGTATCTCCAGTAAATTTGCAGATGAGAGAGACCGTGCTGAAGCTGAGGCCAGAGAGAAGGAGACTAAAGCTTTGTCCCTGGCCAGAGCACTAGAGGAGGCCCAGGACTCcagagaggagctggagagagccAACAAGGCCTTAAGGATGGAGATGGAGGACCTGATCAGCTCCAAAGATGatgtgggaaaaaat GTCCATGAGCTGGAGAAGTCAAAGCGAGGCCTGGAGGCCCAAGTTGAGGAGATGAAGACCCAGCTGGAGGAGCTAGAAGACGAGTTGCAGGCGGCTGAGGATGCTAAGCTGCGACTTGAGGTCAACATGCAAGCTCTAAAGGCTCAGTTTGAGAGGGACCTCCAGGGAAGAGATGAGAtgggagaggagaagaagagacagcttGTCAAGCAG GTTCGGGAGCTAGAGACTGAGTTGGAGGATGAACGAAAGCAGAGGGCTTTGGCAGCAGCAGCCAAGAAGAAGCTGGAGACAGACATCAAAGATCTGGAAGGACAGATTGAGACAGCAACTAAGGGGCGAGAAGAGGCCATCAAACAACTCCGCAAGCTCCAG GGCCAGATGAAGGACTTCCAAAGGGAATTGGAAGATGCACATGCTGCCAGAGAGGAGGTGCTGGCTACTGCAAAAGAGAGTGAAAAGAAGGCCAAGAGTCTGGAGGCTGAGCTCATGCAGCTACAGGAG GATCTGGCTGCAGCTGAGAGGGCACGTAAACAGGCAGAGGCTGAGAGGGATGAGCTGTCTGATGAGCTGGCGAGCAACTCCTCTGGAAA GTCAGCCTTGACAGAGGAGAAACGCCGCCTGGAAGCTAAGATCTCCCAACTAGAAGAGGAGCTGGAGGAAGAGCAGGGCAACATGGAGATTCTCAATGACAGGCTGAGGAAGAGCACACAGCAG GTAGATCAGCTGACCAACGAGTTGCAGGCAGAGCGCTCCACCTCCCAGAAGAATGAGAGTGCTCGGCAGCAGATGGAACGCCAAAACAAGGAGCTGAAGGCCAAGCTTCAAGAGATGGAGAACCAGGTCAAGTCCAAATTCAAgtcctccatctctgctttGGAGACGAAAGTGGCACAGttggaggagcagctggagcAGGAGAACAG AGATAAACAGACAGCTGCAAAGAGCTTGCGCCAGAAGGACAAGAGGATCAAGGACCTGATGATGCAGGTGGAAGATGAAAGGAAGCAGGGAGAGCAGTACAAAGACCAG TCAGAGAAGGCGAATACCCGCATGAAGCAGCTAAAGAGGCAGCTGGAGGAGTCAGAGGAGGAGTCTCAGCGCGCTACAGCTGCCCGCAGGAAGCTGCAACGGGAGCTGGATGAAGCCACTGAGGTCAATGATGCCATGAGCCGTGAGGTCAACTCTCTCAAAAGCAAACTCAG AGGCAATCCTGAACCCAAGGAGTGA